A window of Aurantibacillus circumpalustris genomic DNA:
TAAAGCGTTTTGAGCTTAGGCGCTGTTATAGTCAGTGCTTTTTGTCATTCGTCTTTCTATAGTTTTTTTATCAAATCTATCAATTTGTCTTTAGTAATAGGTTTAATAATATAATCAGAAACCTCGCTAATAGTTTTGGCGCGTGTAACATCGTCAGGCGAAATGGATGAGGAGCATATGTAAATCGAAATCTTTTTCCCGATTGTTGGATTAAGTTTAGTGTATTCTTCAAGAAACTGCCAACCGTTCATTATTGGCATACTAAGATCTAACAGAATGATTTCAGGTAATACATCTACATTGTTTTTATTTTCTTTTAAAAAATTTAAAGCGTCTAAACCATTTTCGAAAACCTTTATAAGGTCAACA
This region includes:
- a CDS encoding response regulator yields the protein MSPIKTLTLVDDDDVFVFLTKKAIEQTKLVDLIKVFENGLDALNFLKENKNNVDVLPEIILLDLSMPIMNGWQFLEEYTKLNPTIGKKISIYICSSSISPDDVTRAKTISEVSDYIIKPITKDKLIDLIKKL